CTGCGCACTGCTCTTAATCCAGGCGTAGGGTGCGTCGTAACACACTGCTCCCTTTGATCGGTGTGTTACGGTTGCCGCCGATCACCATGAGTTTCACTACAACTTAATACTGATATCTATTCTTGCTTTATGCAATGTCAGAATCTTACAAATTTTTCCTGCCCACCTTACATGTCGCACCCAAATCCGCACCTAAAATAAAAAAACGGCTTCTCCCGCAAATGTACGCACCAGTGCTTCCGTTATTTCCTTATCTGTTGGTTTGCCACCCTTTTCTTTGTAATCTTCCCATTGTGTTTCGGCTTTACAATATTTCCTGCATTCCCGGCCTAATGTAACGAGGTCGGTGGCACAATCTCCATCGCCTCATAAAGTTCGATCTGCTTCTTCGTTACTTCGCCCATGCGGAGTTCATGCTCCGGATACTCAAAGCATTCAATAACATCTATATCATCAAGAAGCTCCTGCATCGTGTACTTTTTGAAAAGACCCTTATCCTGCATCTTTTTTTTCAGATAAGATAGATATATCAAGGCTATAAACTCAACGAACAGCTTACCGTCCAGACTTTGATCAGAGGAAACCGCCGTACGATTTAAATTAAGACGCTCTTTCAGGTTTCCAAAGGCCTTCTCAACCAAGTCTTTGTTCCTGTAGATTTCCAAGGCTGTTATGGGATCCTTGACGTCATTGCTGAGCAGAACAAAGTATCCGTAATTCTTCCTCGCTTCCGCTATGGCCTCCTCTTTGGCCGTAGCCTTTGCTCCTCTGGCCGGAGTGCTCCTGGTATCAAAATATTTTACATACTGATTCTCGTGTTCCGGACAGGTTTTACTACTTTCCAGCTCAGTCTGAAGCTTGCCGAGCAGAAGGTTGAAGTTTTTCTCATCCTCCAAAGCTCTTTCACCGTTAAAATAAATGTGCATATACATCCGGCGTTTTCCCTGCAAGAGATCGCCTTTGTACGGCCGCTCCTGTGAATAATCCCAGTCTATTCTGGTGGAGTATGCGTACAGATCATGCTTCTGGCTGTAGTTTGTCCATGTTCGGATGGAATCCCGAACCTTATCCAACTCGGCCTTCACGAACTTCAATGATACCTTAACGGCAATAAGAAATTTCAGATGGTTTTTATACAGGTCATTGATGTTCGCCTCGCTGTAGAATCCCCTGTCCATGACCAGTTTGATCTTGTCGTACCCGAAGAAATCGATGTCCACC
The window above is part of the Syntrophales bacterium genome. Proteins encoded here:
- a CDS encoding IS1634 family transposase, producing the protein MAAIVYQTSKQTGITYAYESLSYWDKEKRQSRAKRKCLGKVDPDTKEIIPTRKRMPADDAGNHAASSKRGPVPIMNVAHSFYGATYLFDTIGDNLGVTADLKKCFPDTYKQILSTAYYLIMEDKNPLSRFPKWSATHKHPYGKNIPSQRSSELFASITEDAKARFFRLQGKRRVENEYWAYDTTSISSYSQCLSQVRYGMNKDHDPLPQINLALLFGEESNLPFYYRKLAGNIPDVKTVKNLLVDIDFFGYDKIKLVMDRGFYSEANINDLYKNHLKFLIAVKVSLKFVKAELDKVRDSIRTWTNYSQKHDLYAYSTRIDWDYSQERPYKGDLLQGKRRMYMHIYFNGERALEDEKNFNLLLGKLQTELESSKTCPEHENQYVKYFDTRSTPARGAKATAKEEAIAEARKNYGYFVLLSNDVKDPITALEIYRNKDLVEKAFGNLKERLNLNRTAVSSDQSLDGKLFVEFIALIYLSYLKKKMQDKGLFKKYTMQELLDDIDVIECFEYPEHELRMGEVTKKQIELYEAMEIVPPTSLH